In a single window of the Synechococcales cyanobacterium T60_A2020_003 genome:
- a CDS encoding esterase-like activity of phytase family protein yields the protein DLQPGQRRNELEGLLSNEPSELQSRNRVMHYLIGETQETLLSEHLYSLEPDPAGAISNGLSELLVLDQGGHFLSLERTFGRSGFGAKLFQLAMGSATDISGVRSLSGDVEGLVPVRKQLVLDLQTLGIPLDNVEGMTLGPRLPDGTDSLLLLSDNNFNEDQITQILLFRLRQG from the coding sequence AAGACCTCCAGCCCGGACAAAGGCGAAACGAACTCGAAGGATTGCTCAGCAACGAACCGTCCGAACTCCAGAGCCGCAATCGGGTGATGCATTACCTGATTGGCGAAACCCAGGAAACCTTGCTCTCAGAACATCTCTACTCGCTTGAGCCCGATCCAGCAGGCGCGATTAGCAACGGCTTATCGGAACTTTTAGTGCTAGATCAGGGTGGCCATTTTCTGAGCTTAGAACGCACCTTTGGGCGATCGGGCTTTGGGGCAAAGCTGTTCCAACTCGCGATGGGCAGTGCCACCGATATTTCTGGGGTGCGATCGCTGAGTGGCGATGTTGAAGGACTAGTGCCCGTTCGCAAACAGTTGGTGCTGGATCTGCAAACCCTGGGCATTCCCCTGGATAACGTGGAAGGCATGACCCTTGGCCCGCGCTTACCCGATGGCACCGATAGTCTACTGCTCCTATCCGACAACAACTTTAACGAGGAT